In Sphingomonas sp. KC8, the sequence TGTGGCAGACCGACTTCACCTACTTCAAGATTATCGGGTGGGGTTGGATGTACCTGTCGACCGTGCTCGACGACTTCTCGCGCTATATCATCGCCTGGAAGCTGTGCACCAACATGCGGGCCGAGGACGTGACCGACACGCTGGACCTCGCCCTGGCAGCTTCCGGCTGCGACAGCGCCACGGTGCTGCACAAGCCCCGGCTGCTCAGCGACAATGGCCCCAGCTACATCGCCGGTGAGCTGGCCGAATACATCGAAGTCCGGAAGATGAGCCACGTACGCGGAGCCCCGTGTCATCCCCAGACCCAGGGCAAAATCGAGCGCTGGCACCAGACCCTGAAGAACCGCATCCTGCTGGAAAACTACTTCCTGCCTGGCGACCTCGAGGCCCAGATCGAGGCCTTCGTCGAGCACTACAACCACCAGCGTTACCATGAGAGCCTGGCCAACGTGACGCCCGCCGACGCCTACTTCGGCAGGGCGCCGGCCATCATCAAGCAGCGCGAAAGGCTCAAGCGACAGACCATCGAACATCGGCGCTTGCAGCACCGCAAGCTCGCCGCCTAACATCAATCCCCAGACGAGGCCCGCACTCCGCTAATCTACGCCGCGATCTGCGCCAAATGTTCTGACGACGGACATATGAGATATATCGGCGAGGACGTGGGCAAGGGCATGGCTGCGATGGCGACGCGCTACACGCCGGCCGCGATCCGCGAGGCTATTGAGAATGTCCGGGCTGCCGGCGCCGACGAATTGCTGATCTGCCCCGCCACCGCCCATTATAACGAGGTAGACCGGCTGGCCGAATTGATCGGCTAACAGTCACGCGCACGCTTGTTGTCGGCGCCAGTGGCAATACCGCGCCGTCGCACAAGCGGAGGTGCCAGGCTCGGTCCGGACACGCCCGGCGGATTTTGGGAGCCTCCGTCTGGCTTGTGAATGTACGAAAAGTCGGCGACTGCTGCCTAGATGCTGTGCTCAATCGAGAACGGCAGCACCCGACCACCAGCGGTCGTTTCCGACATTCAGTTCATCAAACCGCCCAGATATTTTCCGATCCTGTGCGCCATGTCAGGGCGGTGATCATAGGATACCTGCATGACGGATATGGCGATCGCGCTTTTATAAACCACGGCCTCATTATCCATCTGCTCAGCCGTGGGTGGATTTGCGTTGCGGGCCACGGTGATCTTGGGCGATCCTGGAGCGAAGCCGATCGTGTAGGTATCGTAGTCGCCAATTCTCGCCATCCGCCATTTGGGACTATCCAGATCGTCGGGAAAGTTCACATTCAGCGCAACGCCTGGCGGTAGCAGGCGTTCGCCCGCAGCCTTGTCCGCAAGATGTGCAACCAACTGCCCCGCCAATGACGCAACCTTGCGCGAATCCGGATTGGCCAGCCCAATATTGTCCGTGGTCTTCACCCCGGCACTGAATGCGATCGCAGGGATATCGCGGATCGCACCATACTGCGCATTGCTGACGGTACCCGAACCCACGACAACCGATCCCACATTCTGCCCTTCATTGGGGCCGGAAAGCACGAGATCCGGCACCTTGCCCCAGCGCGCTATGGCCTGCACGTCCAGCCCGTAAAGCAGGGCCATGACGGGAGTGCCCCGAACATAGAAGAAGTCCGCACCCATCCCATCCCGGGTCATGCGTCCCGCGCCGGGATCGCCCGCCTTCGCGGCACCATTGTGGCAATCGGCCGTCAGGGGCGTCAACGGCTCGGAAAAGATTATCGCGGCGCCCATGCCGCTCTGTCCATGGCAGGGCACCGACACGATCACATCATGACCTTGGGATTTAAGATGCTCGTACAACGCCTTGACGTTGCTGGTGAGCCCATCGTCGTTGGACAGGACGATGTTCAACGCATGGGCTGGACTGGTGCCAAGCAGCAAGGAGGCGGTCAGAAGGGAGAACAACTTCATGGTGAACCTCACGAATTTAACAGAACAATGCCGCGCTTTTTTTTGGGGTTTCGATCGGTCATAAGCACGGCTAGTGCGGGAACCGGCAGGCGGGCGTGGCGCTATGAAAGCCAATCCCGCCCAAACCGGCCTCCTCAGAATTTGATTTTGGCTTCGACCCCGTAGGTGCGGGGCTCATTCATTTGGGCCGAGACGATGTTGGCGAGACCGGTTCCTGCATATGTTGTCTGGAACGTCACCCACTGCGCGTTGGTGAGATTCTTGCCCCACAGCGAAATGGCGAGCGTGGCGTCATTGCCGGCTATCGCGATGTCGCCCAACGTCACCCGACCGTTGAGCGCGGCATAAGGCGATGTCTTGGGCGCGGACACACCTCCGGTATAGAAGCTGCTCGAATAGACCGCATCCACGTGGGTGGACAAAGTCGCGCCGACAAAAGGTTCGAACTGGTGATCGAGCGCCAAGGAAGCGGAGTGTTTGGGCGAGTTATTGACTGCGCCACGTTGAATGGCGCCGGTGAAGGGATTGATATCCGCCACCGCCCGCCAATCGGTGTAAGCATAGCTGCTCGACAAGGTCAGCCCTCGCGCGATCCGCGCCGTAAGATCGGCTTCCAGCCCCTTGGTGATCGGCGATCCGGGTGCGTTCAGCGTTTCGTAGTTCGAAGGGTTGGCCGGGTTCATAAAGTCGACCTGGCGATCGCTGTAACGCGTGCGGAATGCGGCTAGGTTGAACCGAACGCGCCGATCGAACAATTCCGTCTTGGCGCCGATTTCCCAGGTCGTAACCTCTTCCTCCCCAAATGCACGGAACGTTACTGATCGGGGATTGGCGCCACCCGCCCGGTACGCCCTGCCCCACCGGACATAGGTGTTAACCGCGTCGGTCCAGTCGAACGCCATCGTGAAGGCCGGATCCACCCGCTTGGAATCGAATTCGAACGGGATATGAACCGTTGCCCCGCGTAACTTGGTCAACGAGCCCCATTTGCTGTCGTGAGTCCAGCGCAGCCCCCCGGTCAGGTGCAGGCGCTCGTCAAGAACGGACGGCGTGTAGGTCGCCTGACCGAAGATCGCCTTGGACCTCGTATGGACGTTGCTCTCCCGCTCCGGATAGCTGGGGCCGCCGATGACAACAGGCAACAGCGTAAAGCCCGTGCCCGTGCTGTTAAAGCGGGCCGTATATGTGGTGAAGGCCACATCATGGCCGTCCTCTTTGAAGTAAAAGCCTCCGAGGACGAATTTAAGATTGTCAAAAGAACCGAGAAGCTGGACTTCCTGACTGAACTGATCCTGATGAACGTCAGCATAGCTAAGGCGTGCAAATAGCCCATTGGGGGAATAGCGCTGGAGCAGGATGCCGGGATTGTCGAACTGTTCCTGGGAAATCTTGCGGTACGCCGAGATCGAGCGCACCGTCAGATTTTCGGAGAGATCCCAGTTACCCTGAAGGCTATGACCGGAAACCTTGCCGATACCGGGTTCCAGCGGAACGCCGGCACGCCCCCGGCTCACCCTACTGTCCTCCACTGAAAAGATTGGCGGCAGCGGAGGGGCGTCGGGCAGAAGCGCCCGGATATGCGGGTATCCCACCACCGATGCGTCGCGGGAAATGTCAAAGGAATAGAGGAAATTCAGGTTGGGCGCCGGCTCCCACAGCACGCTGGCGCGCGCACCGCGACGATTGTAGGCCGACCAGTCGGATGCGCTGGCCAGCGGATTTTCGACCCATCCGTCGCGCTTGTTCCAGACACCGTCCAGTTTGATGCTGAGGCCCGCGAACTCAGGCAGGTTCAGGTGTGCCTTGACATTCAAGCCATCGAAATTGCGGATGCCCGCCGTCACATCGAGCCCCAGTTCGCCCGTCGGGCGCTTGGACACCATGCTGATCGCGCCGGCTACGGCATTGCGACCGAACAACGTGCCCTGCGGCCCGCGCAGTACTTCTACCCGTTCAAGGTCGAGCATTTCGGTACCCAAACCCTGGGCACGCCCCACATACACGCCGTCCAGATAGACGCCGACCGTCGAATCGCGGCTGATCTGGGTGACATCTCCGGGGCTGATGCCGCGCATGGTAACGAACAGTATCGAGGGCCGGCCGCCAGCAGGAGCAATCCGGACAGACGGGACCAGGCCGCTGCCCAAATCGGTCAGGGTGGAGACGCCCCGCTTCTCCATATCCTCACTGCCAAGCACCGCGATGGAGATTGGCGTATCCTGCAACGATTCTTCACGCTTCTGCGCGGTTACGACGATATCCGTCAGCCCCACATCGTTCGGCGCGGAACTTTCCTGGACGGCTTGGTTCACCGCTGTTGCGGGCATCGGCTGCGGTTCAGCGTAGGCAATCGTCTGCGTCGCCTGAGCGATTTTGAGCAGATAGGCATTCTCGCCGGATTTCGTCGCCTTCAGGCGAGTGCCACGGAACATCTCGTCGAGCGCATCCTGCGCATCCACTCTACCTTTGACAGGCCTGGTGGTAATGCCGCGAAGCGGCTCGCCCGGCGCAATGACGTCAATCCCGGCCTGTCGCGAAAAGGTCTGGACCGCTTTGCTCGCTGGCATCGCTGGCAGGTTGAAATCCCGTTGCTGCGCAAATAGGGGCGCGCTCCACAGCAGGCCTCCGCCACATACCCCGCAGGCCAGAAACGCCTTAAAATTATTCATATCCACTCCCCTTTGCCGGCCTATTCAAGACCGTTGAAAGGGAAGATGCTCGTTGTGGAGGAAACCGCCGCGAGGCGAGAAATTTATTATTTTTTTCTCCGCAAGACTATGCCGCGGCCTTCGGGGCTTGCGTCCAGATCGAACAATTCCGCCACAACTCTGGCGAAACGTTTTGGATCGTCCGACGAGAAAACGCCGCTGATAGTGCGGTTCAACAGTTGCGTATCCTCGACATTGATATGAACCGGCCCGTAGCGGCGGAACGTTGCGATGGCGTCGCGCAGTGGCGTATCGTCGAACGCGATCTTGCCGTCGCGCCACAGCAATTCGCGATCGAGGGCTTCCTGGCTCAGCCTCACCCTCGACAGCCGGTTCCCGGAAAGGAAGGTGATCTTGGTTGGGGCGTTGACGGTCAGCGAAGCGGTATCGGCAGATGCAAGATCCACCACGCCCTTGCGCACGATCAGTTGGGGAAGCGCGTCCGGCAGCTGTTGAACGGCAAAGCTGGCCTCCGACGCCTGAACCCTGAAACCCTTCGCGTCGACGACGAAGGCGCGCCCCTCGTCATAAGCGACATCGTAAAGGGCTTCGCCGTGCACCAGTTCCACAGCGCGCACCTGGGTATCAAACAGCACGCGCAGCTTCGAATCCGTGTTCAGCGCAATGCGTGTGCCGTCGGCCAGTAGGACGTCCCGCCTCTCGCCAAGCGCGGTCTGGACAGTGAAGGCCTGAGCGGCCTGGCCGGTCGCTAGAAAAGCCGTAGCCAATCCGACGGTCGCCACGCCGCCAGCCGCCCCCAGGAACGCGCGTCTCGATACGGGTCCGGTGCGGGCGACCTCTGCTTCATGGAAATCGTCGTGCTGCCGCTGGGTGTCGGTCTCGATATAGCCGGCCCATCCATCCGGATCGGGCGAATGGGCGAAGGCCTTGATTCGGCGAGCCTGACTCAACACCGCTTTGGCGCGGATGTAGGCGCCACGATGTCTGGCATCGGCCGCCAACCATCCTTCAAGCTCCGTGCGTTCGGCGGAGGTCAGGCCGGCATCGACACGGGCAAGCCAGTCGAACGCCGCTTCGTTGATCGGGTTATCGTTCATGGCGATCATTGTCAGCTTCGCGATCAAACCTGTTATCCGAATGCCCAGATGCTTGAGCGCCCCCTTTTCCGCCACGGCCTATTTTCCCCGCCAGCGCATTCAGGGTTCTCGCCAATATCTTCTGAACGGCGTTCTCGGACAAGCCAAGCTTCTGCCCGATGGCTTTGTGCGGCCATTCGTGGATCATGCGCAGGACGAAGACCGTCCGATGAGGCTCGTCCATCTGCGCGACCGCCTGAGCCAGCAAGCGCAACTGTTCCCTGTCCGAAACATGTTCTTCCGGCGATGGCGTCTCATCGGACACATGCAATTGTTCCAGATCGGCGATGACATCGATGGAAACGAGTTTCGCCCGCCGGACATGCATCAGCAGAATGGAACGTGCGATCTGAAGGAAGTACGACTTGGGCGCAGAGATATGCAAGACGGACGGCAAGCCTGCGATCTTCGCATAGGATTCCTGGATGATATCTTCCAGATCCAGACCGTGAGGAAGGTTCCAGCTGCCGATTATCCGCCTGACGGAAAGTTCGTGAGGCAGGATGTGCCTGGACAGCCAAAGCGCCCGTTCGTCTTCATCCACGTGTATCCCCCTGCTGTGCCTTGCCCCTGCGGTTACCGCCCCCGCCATGGTCTCCCTGTGCACAGAAATCGTTGGATTGCTGTGCGGTGCGCGCTTTTTCGAACGACTTCTTCCTAGTGACGCAGGCGTTCGGGGTCACGGCCATAGATGGCCGGGAATTGCGCATATGAATCATAATATCGCTAAGCGATCGTCAATTTGGGCCACTTGACCTGCAACAGTGCCCCGGCTCCCCTCAGAGGCTCTGTATCCGAGGGCGTCAACTACCACGGATCGCAAGCACCATCCCCCGGGGATTCACGCGCCAGGCATCACGTAAGCGCGGCGCTACGTGATGCGCCATCGCCACCGGTGAATGTAGGCTCGTGCTGTTCCC encodes:
- a CDS encoding 5'/3'-nucleotidase SurE; translated protein: MKLFSLLTASLLLGTSPAHALNIVLSNDDGLTSNVKALYEHLKSQGHDVIVSVPCHGQSGMGAAIIFSEPLTPLTADCHNGAAKAGDPGAGRMTRDGMGADFFYVRGTPVMALLYGLDVQAIARWGKVPDLVLSGPNEGQNVGSVVVGSGTVSNAQYGAIRDIPAIAFSAGVKTTDNIGLANPDSRKVASLAGQLVAHLADKAAGERLLPPGVALNVNFPDDLDSPKWRMARIGDYDTYTIGFAPGSPKITVARNANPPTAEQMDNEAVVYKSAIAISVMQVSYDHRPDMAHRIGKYLGGLMN
- a CDS encoding TonB-dependent receptor domain-containing protein, translated to MNNFKAFLACGVCGGGLLWSAPLFAQQRDFNLPAMPASKAVQTFSRQAGIDVIAPGEPLRGITTRPVKGRVDAQDALDEMFRGTRLKATKSGENAYLLKIAQATQTIAYAEPQPMPATAVNQAVQESSAPNDVGLTDIVVTAQKREESLQDTPISIAVLGSEDMEKRGVSTLTDLGSGLVPSVRIAPAGGRPSILFVTMRGISPGDVTQISRDSTVGVYLDGVYVGRAQGLGTEMLDLERVEVLRGPQGTLFGRNAVAGAISMVSKRPTGELGLDVTAGIRNFDGLNVKAHLNLPEFAGLSIKLDGVWNKRDGWVENPLASASDWSAYNRRGARASVLWEPAPNLNFLYSFDISRDASVVGYPHIRALLPDAPPLPPIFSVEDSRVSRGRAGVPLEPGIGKVSGHSLQGNWDLSENLTVRSISAYRKISQEQFDNPGILLQRYSPNGLFARLSYADVHQDQFSQEVQLLGSFDNLKFVLGGFYFKEDGHDVAFTTYTARFNSTGTGFTLLPVVIGGPSYPERESNVHTRSKAIFGQATYTPSVLDERLHLTGGLRWTHDSKWGSLTKLRGATVHIPFEFDSKRVDPAFTMAFDWTDAVNTYVRWGRAYRAGGANPRSVTFRAFGEEEVTTWEIGAKTELFDRRVRFNLAAFRTRYSDRQVDFMNPANPSNYETLNAPGSPITKGLEADLTARIARGLTLSSSYAYTDWRAVADINPFTGAIQRGAVNNSPKHSASLALDHQFEPFVGATLSTHVDAVYSSSFYTGGVSAPKTSPYAALNGRVTLGDIAIAGNDATLAISLWGKNLTNAQWVTFQTTYAGTGLANIVSAQMNEPRTYGVEAKIKF
- a CDS encoding FecR family protein, giving the protein MIAKLTMIAMNDNPINEAAFDWLARVDAGLTSAERTELEGWLAADARHRGAYIRAKAVLSQARRIKAFAHSPDPDGWAGYIETDTQRQHDDFHEAEVARTGPVSRRAFLGAAGGVATVGLATAFLATGQAAQAFTVQTALGERRDVLLADGTRIALNTDSKLRVLFDTQVRAVELVHGEALYDVAYDEGRAFVVDAKGFRVQASEASFAVQQLPDALPQLIVRKGVVDLASADTASLTVNAPTKITFLSGNRLSRVRLSQEALDRELLWRDGKIAFDDTPLRDAIATFRRYGPVHINVEDTQLLNRTISGVFSSDDPKRFARVVAELFDLDASPEGRGIVLRRKK
- a CDS encoding RNA polymerase sigma factor; the protein is MDEDERALWLSRHILPHELSVRRIIGSWNLPHGLDLEDIIQESYAKIAGLPSVLHISAPKSYFLQIARSILLMHVRRAKLVSIDVIADLEQLHVSDETPSPEEHVSDREQLRLLAQAVAQMDEPHRTVFVLRMIHEWPHKAIGQKLGLSENAVQKILARTLNALAGKIGRGGKGGAQASGHSDNRFDREADNDRHER